In Acaryochloris marina S15, a single genomic region encodes these proteins:
- a CDS encoding GNAT family N-acetyltransferase → MLTLRDYANSDIEALLALANNKLVSRFLVYTFPYPYTRADAKWWVSEGVKAEGDVTKVIEYNGQFAGSVGIARKTGWRDHLAEIGYWLGEPYWGNGIATQAVQQMTDYAFSDLKLQKLYALILAPNIVSMRVVEKCAYELEGVLKQEVFKDGQYYDVHRFAKVLKI, encoded by the coding sequence ATGCTGACCCTCAGAGATTATGCCAATTCAGATATTGAAGCTTTGTTAGCTCTGGCTAACAACAAGTTAGTATCGCGTTTTTTGGTCTATACCTTTCCTTATCCCTACACAAGAGCCGATGCAAAATGGTGGGTATCTGAAGGGGTGAAGGCTGAAGGAGATGTGACGAAAGTCATCGAATATAATGGTCAGTTTGCAGGTAGTGTCGGCATAGCTCGTAAAACAGGTTGGCGCGATCACCTGGCTGAAATTGGGTACTGGCTGGGAGAACCTTATTGGGGTAACGGGATAGCAACCCAAGCAGTTCAACAGATGACTGACTATGCTTTTTCAGACCTAAAATTGCAGAAGCTCTATGCTCTTATTCTGGCTCCCAATATAGTGTCGATGAGAGTGGTCGAGAAATGTGCATATGAGTTAGAAGGGGTTCTTAAACAAGAAGTGTTTAAGGATGGACAATATTACGATGTCCATCGCTTTGCCAAGGTTTTAAAGATTTAA